A stretch of Candidatus Bathyarchaeota archaeon DNA encodes these proteins:
- a CDS encoding NFYB/HAP3 family transcription factor subunit, whose product MAEEFTLASIRRLFKKRGNLRVSEGAAEELRRALGKYGSTLAEAAIANASGDSRKTVTERDVTAAMEKLVFGGET is encoded by the coding sequence TTGGCAGAAGAATTCACCCTAGCCTCTATCCGGAGGCTCTTTAAAAAACGTGGCAATCTCAGGGTGAGCGAGGGCGCAGCCGAGGAGCTCCGTAGAGCGCTGGGAAAATATGGTTCGACCTTGGCTGAGGCCGCTATAGCCAACGCCTCTGGCGATAGTCGAAAGACAGTCACCGAGAGGGACGTGACAGCGGCCATGGAAAAGTTGGTTTTTGGAGGGGAGACTTAG
- a CDS encoding DUF72 domain-containing protein encodes MLIAYTKVFDTTEINITFYHYPTPKIVEGWYRSAHRGLSMLSSSQGSSPTTNGSI; translated from the coding sequence ATGCTAATCGCTTACACTAAGGTCTTCGACACCACAGAGATAAACATCACGTTCTACCACTATCCTACCCCCAAGATAGTGGAGGGCTGGTACAGGAGCGCCCACCGGGGTTTATCTATGCTCTCAAGCTCCCAGGGGTCATCACCCACGACAAATGGCTCGATCTAA
- a CDS encoding threonine--tRNA ligase: protein MSEKQEVVSEALKAEESLKSQWHILTLEGDLVTLDEFDFKGHKNLKTFSGYEVDKDRSVTQDPPHVGLMKSLELVDYEPASDPGNMRYYPKGRMVKALLEEFVTEKILDYGGMAVETPIMYDMNHPTLAKYLNRFPARQYTIEHDDARYFLRFAACFGQFLMAHDAVISYRNLPLRIYELTRYSFRKEQRGELAGLRRLRAFTMPDVHALCRDLKQGKKEFMRRYKLVEDTLTGIGFGKDEFEMGLRMTEEFWKKNKRFVQSLVRKFGKPALLELWKERSFYFVLKYDLNFIDALGKASALATDQFDVENGKRYGISYMDKDGREKHPLVLHCSPSGAIERDIYALLEKAHMGMRKGIRPSLPLWLAPTQIRMIPVSEAHIGLAKKYAKKMARNKIRADYDDRPERVQKKIRDAEKEWIPYIVVLGEKEVGSEEVPVRMRSDGKLHSMSLKDLASVIKKQVKGKPYRPVPLPISVQSRPKFVG from the coding sequence ATGAGTGAGAAGCAGGAAGTCGTCTCCGAGGCCCTCAAGGCCGAGGAGAGTCTAAAATCCCAATGGCATATATTAACACTTGAGGGGGACCTCGTCACATTGGACGAGTTTGATTTTAAAGGACACAAGAACCTGAAGACGTTCTCAGGCTACGAAGTGGATAAAGACAGATCGGTAACCCAGGATCCCCCCCACGTGGGCTTAATGAAGAGCCTGGAGCTGGTGGACTACGAGCCAGCTTCCGACCCTGGGAACATGAGGTACTACCCAAAGGGAAGGATGGTCAAGGCTCTGCTAGAAGAGTTCGTCACAGAAAAAATCCTGGACTATGGAGGCATGGCCGTTGAGACTCCCATCATGTACGACATGAACCATCCCACCCTCGCCAAGTATCTGAATAGGTTCCCAGCCCGCCAATATACCATTGAGCATGATGACGCCAGGTACTTCCTTAGGTTCGCCGCATGCTTCGGTCAGTTCCTAATGGCCCATGACGCCGTCATCAGCTACAGAAATCTCCCCCTCAGAATCTACGAGCTCACCCGGTACAGCTTCCGTAAGGAGCAGAGGGGAGAACTCGCGGGGCTCAGGAGACTCAGGGCGTTCACTATGCCTGATGTTCACGCCCTCTGCAGGGATCTGAAGCAGGGGAAAAAAGAGTTCATGCGCCGGTATAAGCTTGTGGAGGACACCCTCACGGGCATAGGCTTCGGAAAGGACGAGTTCGAGATGGGCCTTAGGATGACTGAGGAGTTTTGGAAGAAGAACAAGCGATTTGTCCAATCCCTTGTGAGGAAGTTTGGGAAACCAGCGCTTCTGGAGCTTTGGAAGGAGCGATCATTCTACTTCGTCCTAAAATATGATCTCAACTTCATTGACGCCCTAGGAAAGGCATCGGCCTTAGCCACAGACCAATTCGACGTAGAGAACGGAAAGCGTTACGGGATCAGTTATATGGATAAAGATGGCCGGGAGAAGCACCCTCTAGTTCTCCACTGCAGCCCCAGCGGGGCAATCGAGAGGGATATCTACGCCCTCCTGGAAAAGGCTCATATGGGAATGCGGAAGGGGATTAGGCCCTCCCTACCTCTCTGGCTGGCGCCCACCCAAATCCGGATGATACCTGTCTCAGAGGCCCACATAGGCCTCGCAAAAAAATATGCCAAGAAGATGGCTCGGAACAAGATCAGGGCAGACTACGATGACAGGCCCGAAAGGGTTCAGAAAAAGATCAGAGACGCTGAAAAGGAGTGGATACCCTATATAGTCGTTCTGGGCGAGAAGGAGGTAGGCTCCGAGGAGGTCCCCGTCAGAATGAGATCGGATGGAAAGCTCCACAGCATGTCTTTGAAGGACTTGGCCTCTGTGATCAAGAAACAGGTGAAAGGCAAGCCTTACAGGCCGGTTCCATTGCCCATAAGCGTCCAGAGTAGGCCAAAGTTTGTGGGTTAG
- a CDS encoding D-aminoacyl-tRNA deacylase → MGNIGIALSPSDPAGANMLNIFRELGFSETEDASVLSMGDTYMLVVEPLIVPEERYKVPPEPNPYPTDFDGFAETYGLDYIIIASRHWAKSGQPSFTVHPTGNFGKAMYGGRTRELQPTLANPMRDIYLELSENPPKGFKVSMEATHHSPTQFKTPMFFAELGSRKQQWKDPGSAHYLVEAVLEGINTKGKVPVAIGFGGGHYCPTFSVLEEETAFGHIAAKYAIDLLSPELISQMQDKTLDGVNHAVLDKGLKSHQKKKIQVALSKLKIEVK, encoded by the coding sequence ATGGGGAATATTGGAATCGCGTTATCACCCTCCGATCCCGCGGGGGCGAACATGCTCAACATATTTAGGGAGCTGGGGTTCTCGGAGACCGAGGACGCTTCAGTTCTCAGTATGGGCGATACATATATGCTCGTGGTAGAGCCCCTAATCGTCCCTGAGGAAAGATACAAAGTCCCCCCGGAGCCTAACCCCTACCCCACAGACTTCGACGGATTTGCTGAGACTTACGGACTTGACTATATCATTATCGCCTCAAGGCACTGGGCCAAAAGCGGGCAGCCCAGTTTCACCGTTCATCCCACTGGGAACTTTGGGAAGGCAATGTACGGAGGCAGGACCCGGGAGCTCCAACCCACTCTCGCGAACCCTATGCGGGACATTTACTTGGAGCTCTCTGAGAACCCTCCGAAGGGATTCAAAGTCTCCATGGAGGCTACTCACCACAGCCCCACCCAGTTTAAGACCCCAATGTTCTTCGCCGAGCTAGGAAGCCGCAAGCAACAATGGAAGGACCCAGGGTCAGCCCACTATCTAGTGGAGGCGGTCCTCGAGGGAATAAACACCAAAGGGAAAGTTCCCGTGGCTATAGGCTTCGGCGGGGGTCATTATTGCCCCACCTTCAGCGTCCTAGAGGAGGAGACCGCCTTCGGTCACATCGCTGCAAAGTATGCCATCGACCTCCTATCGCCGGAGCTCATCTCCCAGATGCAGGACAAGACCCTTGACGGTGTCAATCATGCTGTCCTTGACAAGGGTCTTAAAAGTCATCAGAAGAAAAAAATCCAGGTCGCCCTCAGTAAGCTTAAGATAGAGGTCAAGTAA
- a CDS encoding stage II sporulation protein M — MICLVSFIFSLISGFYLGDSISTEFLEEIMGALPDIEGFDIIQIFTFIVFNNITKSFLWMVLGIMGGLPPLFFVVLNGFFIGHFSYNIAQDYSLSFILAGLIPHGIIELSTILLSSAAGMGLGYALLDRLRGHGSIRIEFGKAFALFITKVIPLLILAAGLEVSLTPLILDLLGFV; from the coding sequence ATGATCTGCCTAGTCAGCTTCATATTCTCACTAATCTCGGGTTTTTACCTCGGAGACTCTATCTCCACAGAGTTCCTCGAGGAGATTATGGGAGCCCTCCCCGACATTGAGGGATTTGACATAATCCAAATATTCACATTCATCGTCTTCAACAATATCACTAAGAGCTTCCTTTGGATGGTCCTTGGCATCATGGGGGGGCTTCCCCCTCTGTTTTTTGTGGTGCTTAATGGCTTCTTCATAGGCCACTTTTCATACAATATCGCCCAAGATTACAGCCTCAGCTTCATTTTGGCGGGTCTAATCCCCCACGGCATCATAGAGCTCTCTACTATACTCCTGAGCTCAGCGGCGGGGATGGGCCTAGGATATGCGTTGCTTGATCGACTGAGGGGCCATGGAAGCATAAGGATTGAGTTCGGGAAAGCCTTTGCCCTCTTCATCACGAAGGTCATCCCCCTGCTGATACTTGCCGCAGGGCTCGAGGTTAGTCTAACCCCTCTTATTTTGGACCTCCTTGGCTTTGTCTAG
- a CDS encoding cupin domain-containing protein encodes MSIKIRKLSEEPGITETNEGFNGVNSIWAVLKRTDLKGFSSRIFRMEPGGHTTNHTHDREHVVVVISGVCRVEGIHDPVTVSSGSIITVPPNLFHSFSNPGKDRLVLLIMNMFTNIGASEGKNEKKEADEESALSARVSELGLDMIRSRGLLWMIIVRGCNFRLFGE; translated from the coding sequence ATGAGCATTAAAATCAGGAAGCTCTCAGAGGAGCCAGGGATTACGGAAACCAATGAGGGTTTCAACGGAGTCAACTCCATCTGGGCGGTGCTCAAGAGAACCGACCTGAAGGGATTCTCCTCCCGCATTTTCCGGATGGAGCCGGGGGGGCACACCACAAACCATACCCACGATCGGGAGCACGTTGTAGTCGTCATATCAGGGGTCTGCAGGGTTGAAGGAATACATGATCCAGTGACCGTAAGCTCTGGGAGCATCATCACGGTGCCCCCCAACCTCTTTCATAGTTTCTCCAATCCGGGAAAAGACCGTTTGGTCCTCCTAATTATGAATATGTTCACTAATATCGGTGCTTCTGAGGGTAAGAACGAAAAAAAGGAAGCTGATGAAGAGTCGGCACTCAGCGCGCGCGTTTCCGAACTGGGGCTTGATATGATCCGAAGTCGGGGCCTGCTATGGATGATAATAGTTCGAGGCTGTAATTTTCGTTTATTCGGCGAATAG
- a CDS encoding C-GCAxxG-C-C family protein: protein MIVRDGRRFNCCESVLIMVDERHPLKGFESNIMKTASSLGGGVGGWGSACGAVTGAVIALSLIYGTEGDETLGEFTGKRTHQRDMSQKLLREFEDTFGSVNCRELLGIDRRTDEGKARYQEIKEQCTDMCNDFVDWAARRVMETLDDN from the coding sequence ATGATCGTGAGGGATGGGAGGAGGTTCAACTGTTGCGAGAGCGTTCTTATCATGGTGGATGAGAGGCACCCGCTAAAAGGCTTTGAGTCGAACATCATGAAAACAGCATCATCCCTCGGTGGGGGGGTAGGGGGCTGGGGGAGCGCCTGCGGGGCCGTGACTGGAGCGGTAATTGCGCTCAGTTTAATCTATGGGACCGAAGGGGACGAGACCCTCGGAGAATTCACGGGTAAGCGGACACATCAAAGGGATATGAGTCAAAAGCTCCTGAGGGAGTTCGAGGACACCTTCGGCTCAGTAAACTGCAGGGAGCTACTTGGTATAGACCGCCGGACCGATGAGGGTAAGGCCCGCTACCAAGAGATTAAGGAGCAATGCACTGACATGTGTAACGACTTTGTCGATTGGGCTGCGAGGAGAGTCATGGAGACCCTCGACGATAACTGA
- a CDS encoding 16S rRNA methyltransferase produces the protein MLHLVFVEAALEAVPPGIIGHPSVRRNAKRRKKPPGETLLNRSLHHPVMDRIPDGHKRGRPDITNICLLEALGSPLNREGRLSTWIHTFGGYSIKISPEARLPYDCNRFNSLVEQLFVHGKVPPGDEEPLMKLAKQGLENLKSDISPTLTVALTSHGVPSDLEDVASRLASEEVPAVFIGAFPHGSMAKETLALADEAFSIYPESLQAWVVTSRLIYGYEKASGKTD, from the coding sequence ATGCTTCATCTTGTGTTTGTTGAGGCCGCTCTCGAGGCTGTTCCCCCCGGTATCATCGGCCATCCTTCAGTGAGGAGGAACGCTAAGAGGAGGAAGAAGCCCCCTGGGGAAACCCTCCTCAACAGGAGCCTCCACCACCCCGTGATGGACCGGATACCCGATGGCCATAAGCGGGGAAGACCAGATATTACAAACATCTGTCTCCTAGAGGCCCTCGGCTCTCCTCTTAATCGGGAGGGGCGCCTATCCACGTGGATCCACACCTTCGGGGGATACTCCATCAAGATTTCCCCTGAGGCTAGGCTGCCCTATGACTGCAATAGGTTCAACAGCCTCGTGGAGCAGCTTTTTGTGCATGGTAAGGTCCCTCCAGGAGATGAGGAGCCGTTGATGAAGCTCGCCAAGCAGGGACTTGAGAACCTCAAATCAGATATTTCCCCGACCCTGACGGTTGCCCTCACTAGCCACGGGGTGCCCTCGGATCTAGAAGATGTGGCATCGAGGCTTGCATCTGAGGAGGTCCCTGCCGTATTCATAGGGGCGTTCCCCCACGGATCCATGGCAAAGGAGACTCTGGCCCTCGCAGATGAGGCTTTTAGTATCTACCCTGAGTCCCTCCAGGCATGGGTAGTGACCTCTAGGCTCATCTACGGGTACGAGAAGGCGTCAGGCAAGACGGATTAG
- a CDS encoding ornithine cyclodeaminase family protein gives MVLFISDQDIARIEVTPEEVIQAVEGVYNQDGRGLAYDTPRHEARIKGKNLPHIAPGTTSVGQGMAYLEETGVVVLSHSFHFDQNWYCNHLVDPKDGSIIAIIKRSRSPLGERTRGVKTGNLRTGAAAAIGAKYLARKHIDEVGVIGTGRIGGASLLCLSKVRDFDRVYVHSGRSRDKVFASDIGRMLGVDVTAAKTVEQVVTSADVLITATYATEPIVKGEWLRAGVHISGMGADGPMKAELDAEAVRRADKIVIDGEKCLKIKEIADPIRQGIIRLDDIYGRIGEVVAGMKPGREGDSEITFFESDGTHMQSAGVAYLLYEKVKEAGLGVEKDDQKSFSLNL, from the coding sequence ATGGTTCTATTCATCAGCGATCAGGATATCGCAAGGATCGAGGTCACCCCAGAGGAGGTCATCCAGGCCGTTGAAGGGGTCTATAACCAGGATGGCCGGGGCCTAGCGTACGATACTCCAAGGCATGAGGCTCGGATTAAAGGAAAGAATCTTCCCCATATCGCCCCGGGAACAACGAGCGTGGGGCAGGGGATGGCCTATCTCGAGGAGACGGGAGTGGTGGTGCTTTCCCATTCCTTCCACTTCGACCAGAATTGGTACTGTAACCACCTCGTCGACCCCAAGGACGGTAGCATAATCGCGATCATCAAGAGGAGCAGATCTCCTCTAGGCGAGAGGACGAGAGGCGTAAAAACGGGAAACCTTAGGACCGGGGCCGCCGCAGCCATTGGGGCGAAGTATTTGGCTCGGAAACACATAGACGAGGTAGGAGTAATTGGGACAGGCAGGATAGGCGGAGCCTCTCTCCTCTGCCTATCGAAAGTGAGGGATTTTGACAGGGTTTACGTCCACTCCGGTCGGAGCAGGGATAAGGTTTTCGCCTCTGATATAGGGAGGATGCTGGGGGTCGACGTAACCGCAGCGAAGACAGTGGAGCAGGTCGTGACTAGTGCGGACGTCCTGATAACGGCCACATATGCCACAGAGCCCATCGTCAAAGGAGAGTGGCTAAGGGCGGGGGTTCATATTTCAGGCATGGGAGCCGACGGCCCCATGAAGGCAGAGCTAGATGCCGAGGCTGTCAGGAGGGCTGACAAGATTGTCATCGACGGGGAAAAGTGCCTCAAGATCAAGGAGATCGCCGATCCCATTCGGCAGGGGATAATACGCTTAGACGATATCTACGGCAGGATCGGGGAGGTGGTCGCAGGGATGAAGCCGGGGAGAGAGGGTGACTCCGAGATCACCTTCTTCGAGAGCGATGGCACCCATATGCAGTCCGCCGGTGTCGCATACCTCCTCTACGAGAAGGTTAAGGAGGCAGGCCTTGGAGTAGAGAAGGATGACCAAAAGTCATTCTCTCTTAACTTATAA
- a CDS encoding trypsin-like peptidase domain-containing protein, giving the protein MGEEWFYESRRGRKTSLSWIPFFIIALVVINGIVISFYVGKANKKVTRLEVDLDALEFQLNSATYEIARLRDSISIENQVNASRNLGLTLIYNNTRNSVVLIGVSRPEGNGQGSGFVYDMEGRIITNNHVVEDADEIQVTFLDGTIVDATLVGTDQYSDMAVIDIDVPESLLFPVTFAPSSELLVGEQVIALGNPFGLENTMTQGIVSATGRQMGAPGRYAIIDVIQTDAAINPGNSGGPLLNSVGSVVGMNTAILSETEQFSGIGFAIPSDTILREIPLIIEEGGFDHAYMGITGTDLMPEIKDLMGFDETIKGVLVTDLIEGGPADTSGLRGGTHEVSLDGFLVSIGGDVIIGIENTPVRNFYDLIVILERNYRPNEVITLTVIRDNEMIEIDLELGTRPHS; this is encoded by the coding sequence ATGGGAGAGGAATGGTTTTACGAATCGAGGCGTGGCAGAAAGACAAGCCTCAGCTGGATACCCTTTTTTATAATCGCCCTTGTGGTCATCAACGGCATAGTAATATCATTCTACGTCGGTAAGGCCAACAAAAAAGTGACTAGGCTCGAGGTGGATCTTGATGCCCTCGAGTTCCAACTAAACTCAGCCACCTACGAGATCGCGAGGCTCAGAGACTCAATCTCCATAGAGAACCAGGTGAACGCCTCTCGGAACCTAGGGCTTACACTGATCTATAACAACACCAGAAACTCAGTGGTCCTCATAGGGGTAAGCAGACCGGAGGGGAACGGCCAAGGATCGGGGTTCGTTTATGACATGGAGGGGAGAATAATAACTAACAACCACGTCGTTGAGGACGCCGATGAGATCCAAGTCACATTCCTTGACGGGACCATAGTGGATGCCACGTTGGTGGGCACCGATCAATACTCTGATATGGCGGTGATCGATATCGACGTTCCTGAGTCTCTCTTGTTCCCCGTAACTTTTGCCCCCTCTTCGGAACTTTTGGTGGGTGAGCAGGTGATTGCGCTAGGTAACCCCTTCGGGCTTGAGAACACCATGACCCAGGGAATCGTGAGTGCGACTGGCCGCCAAATGGGGGCCCCAGGACGCTATGCAATAATAGACGTGATCCAGACGGACGCTGCAATCAACCCGGGAAACAGCGGGGGCCCCCTTCTGAACTCAGTGGGGAGTGTAGTTGGGATGAACACGGCCATCCTTAGCGAGACCGAGCAGTTCTCAGGGATAGGCTTCGCGATCCCCTCCGATACAATCCTCCGGGAAATCCCCCTTATTATCGAGGAAGGGGGATTCGACCATGCCTATATGGGCATCACCGGGACTGATCTCATGCCAGAAATCAAGGATCTCATGGGATTTGACGAAACCATCAAAGGCGTCCTCGTCACTGACCTCATTGAAGGGGGGCCTGCAGACACCTCTGGTCTTAGGGGGGGCACACATGAGGTGTCCCTCGACGGGTTCTTGGTAAGTATCGGGGGGGACGTAATCATTGGTATTGAGAACACACCAGTCAGAAACTTCTATGACTTGATAGTGATCCTTGAGCGTAACTATAGACCAAACGAAGTGATCACTCTCACAGTAATCAGAGATAATGAGATGATCGAGATAGATCTAGAGCTCGGGACAAGGCCCCATTCCTGA
- a CDS encoding TFIIB-type zinc ribbon-containing protein — protein sequence MEVIHQQPSCNVCDGSELIHDGVNGETVCTKCGLVRSDDIVDLGPEWRAFTLGESSSRERATPTPYSAFEGGMYTRFREGRDANGSRLPPEQLQKWKRLRRFDFRTKSDDNKVRNLNQATVEAERYTDRLHLPRGIKDKALFIYRRALKEDLIRGRTISDFVTAAIYAACRESKVPQSLANVSEVSGRSVKDISRTYRLLVRSLKLRMPVDTPMKFVPRIAASLGIDLETEKKTIEILQRAGDKKLLIGKDPRSMATAALYMASKPLKIKMTQKKLADAAGISTVSLRNRLRELEAAFND from the coding sequence ATGGAGGTAATACACCAACAACCATCGTGCAACGTCTGCGATGGCTCAGAGTTGATTCACGATGGGGTTAACGGGGAGACCGTCTGCACCAAATGTGGTTTGGTACGCTCTGACGACATCGTTGACCTTGGTCCTGAATGGCGGGCATTCACTCTTGGCGAGAGTTCCTCAAGGGAGAGGGCGACCCCGACCCCCTATTCTGCCTTCGAAGGGGGGATGTACACCCGATTCAGAGAAGGCAGGGACGCAAATGGATCCAGGCTCCCGCCCGAGCAGCTCCAAAAGTGGAAGAGGCTCCGAAGGTTTGATTTCAGAACAAAGTCTGATGACAACAAGGTCCGCAACCTCAATCAGGCGACTGTCGAGGCGGAAAGGTATACGGACAGGCTCCACCTTCCCCGGGGGATAAAGGACAAGGCCCTCTTCATATACAGGAGGGCCCTCAAGGAAGACCTCATCAGGGGGCGTACCATATCAGACTTCGTCACGGCAGCTATCTACGCTGCTTGCAGGGAGTCTAAGGTCCCCCAGTCACTAGCCAACGTATCTGAAGTGAGTGGGCGTTCCGTGAAGGACATCTCAAGGACATACAGGCTCCTCGTGAGATCCCTAAAGCTGAGGATGCCCGTGGACACCCCTATGAAGTTCGTGCCTAGGATAGCCGCATCCCTTGGTATAGATCTCGAAACCGAGAAAAAGACCATTGAGATCCTCCAGCGAGCGGGCGATAAAAAACTCCTCATCGGAAAGGACCCTCGGTCCATGGCCACTGCAGCCCTTTACATGGCGTCCAAACCCCTGAAGATAAAGATGACCCAAAAAAAGCTGGCCGATGCAGCTGGGATCTCCACAGTCTCACTTAGGAATCGGCTCAGGGAGTTAGAGGCCGCCTTTAACGACTAA
- a CDS encoding diphthine--ammonia ligase codes for MRLASLFSGGKDSVYATFLASQEGELAYLVTINPRRDDSWMFHTVNLHLVPLLAEAQELKLVTVESGGEKEKELQDLKQALGVLDIDGIVTGAIASSYQKERVDAICNELGLAHVSPLWGRPSPELLDEVIKEGMKVVVTTVAAMGLDMRWLGRVLDWDSAVELKELGLRYGFDVCGEGGELETLVVDAPWFRKRLEIVKARNEWDGVRGSYVVERARLVPNPRIV; via the coding sequence ATGCGCCTAGCATCGCTATTCTCCGGAGGCAAGGATAGCGTCTATGCCACCTTTCTCGCCTCCCAGGAGGGGGAGCTAGCGTACCTTGTCACTATTAATCCGAGACGAGATGACAGCTGGATGTTCCACACCGTGAACTTACATCTCGTGCCCCTCCTAGCAGAGGCCCAGGAACTCAAGCTGGTTACTGTTGAATCTGGAGGCGAGAAGGAGAAGGAGCTCCAGGACCTAAAGCAGGCCCTTGGAGTCTTGGATATCGACGGAATCGTCACCGGAGCTATCGCATCGAGCTATCAAAAGGAACGGGTTGACGCTATATGTAATGAACTCGGTCTTGCCCACGTCTCTCCTTTGTGGGGGAGGCCCAGCCCAGAGCTCTTGGATGAGGTTATCAAGGAGGGAATGAAGGTCGTGGTGACAACAGTAGCGGCAATGGGGCTTGATATGCGATGGCTAGGTAGGGTTTTGGACTGGGATTCGGCCGTTGAGCTTAAGGAGCTGGGTCTGCGCTACGGCTTCGATGTCTGCGGAGAGGGAGGGGAGTTGGAGACCCTTGTAGTGGATGCCCCATGGTTCAGGAAGAGACTCGAGATAGTCAAGGCGCGAAATGAATGGGATGGGGTTAGGGGCAGCTACGTTGTAGAAAGGGCAAGATTAGTTCCTAATCCCAGAATTGTATAA
- a CDS encoding TIGR04076 family protein → MIDIRWFKKIYRPHMEFSDVKITVIKKLETDEIFKEYANEEAKPSCSAVRLGDEFISRNMGAPEGFCSWAWTDIQRDVVHLALGGEFPWMKKEGTMVSCCTDGLRPVLYKLERI, encoded by the coding sequence ATGATTGATATACGATGGTTCAAGAAAATTTATCGACCGCACATGGAGTTCAGCGACGTCAAGATTACAGTGATCAAGAAGCTCGAGACAGATGAAATATTCAAAGAGTACGCCAATGAGGAGGCTAAGCCTTCATGCAGCGCCGTAAGGCTTGGGGACGAGTTCATCTCAAGAAACATGGGAGCTCCCGAGGGGTTTTGCAGCTGGGCTTGGACGGACATTCAGAGGGACGTGGTGCATCTCGCTCTAGGAGGCGAGTTCCCCTGGATGAAGAAGGAGGGGACTATGGTATCCTGCTGTACCGACGGCTTGAGGCCGGTCCTCTACAAGCTTGAAAGAATTTGA